In Carya illinoinensis cultivar Pawnee chromosome 7, C.illinoinensisPawnee_v1, whole genome shotgun sequence, the following are encoded in one genomic region:
- the LOC122317282 gene encoding two-component response regulator ARR12-like isoform X2, with product MAVEPLMDEPKDQFPIGMRVLAVDDDPTCLLVLDTLLRRCQYHVTATNQAITALKLLRENRNKFDLVISDVHMPDMDGFKLLELVGLEMDLPVIMLSTNGDPKLVMKGINHGACDYLLKPVRTEELKNIWQHVIRRKKYDSNDSNKSDSQDKHDPGSCGGSGSTGTLSDKNGNLNKKRKDQNEDVDEERDHESEHSDPSTQKKQRVVWSVDLHRKFVEAVHQLGIDQAVPKKILDMMDVEKLTRENVASHLQKYRLYLKRLNSMVNQQANLAAAFGGTDSSNLRVGSLNGRDSFHTLIGSGQFHNTAFRSLPPGGLLGRLNTPSGLGMHGLPSSRMTQLSHVRNSSNSTNDQVNCQQVILPGNHNGSVLQGMPMPLELDQVQHVKGVTHARELSTSIDNTAIFPISSSLLNEKIGICSSSNPLLDVANNPLILEQNSQVCQDGKVYGNQSSVSVASLNSEFSSLLPVHSILNENWSTSAPSSGIESNYFPLNEYFKQPTLHHGNVRDDMPTVAFQMENNPCSASSVASMSTELQDIRTGMQCRASPISSNAGQIRHHSPPQGWVDHNQDGPYSNAIRSSTNSMIPVHGSVNTLGQGSEPKNFHPDMDFNSNGQSSYFDPLNMKHDEVNKSTMEISLKLKQVLGDQRRPQGSNMSGNFGSLEDLVKAMVKQELDKAKAKETN from the exons ATGGCCGTTGAACCTCTAATGGATGAACCCAAAGATCAGTTCCCCATTGGAATGCGCGTGCTCGCAGTTGACGATGACCCCACTTGCCTACTTGTGTTGGATACCCTTCTTCGTCGATGTCAATATCACG TTACGGCTactaatcaagcaatcacagcATTGAAGCTGCTGAGAGAAAACAGGAACAAGTTTGACCTGGTTATTAGTGATGTTCATATGCCAGACATGGATGGTTTTAAGCTGCTTGAGCTTGTGGGCCTTGAGATGGACCTTCCTGTCATAA TGTTGTCCACCAATGGTGATCCCAAGCTTGTAATGAAGGGAATTAACCATGGAGCTTGTGATTATCTACTGAAACCTGTTCGAACTGAGGAGCTGAAGAACATCTGGCAACATGTAATCAGGAGAAAGAAGTACGATTCTAACGACTCAAATAAATCTGACAGTCAAGACAAGCATGATCCTGGCAGTTGTGGAGGATCAGGGTCAACTGGGACACTTTCTGATAAGAATGGGAACCTCAATAAAAAACGGAAGGATCAAAATGAAGATGTGGATGAGGAACGTGATCATGAAAGTGAGCATAGTGATCCATCAACTCAGAAGAAGCAGCGGGTCGTTTGGTCTGTGGATCTGCACCGCAAATTTGTCGAAGCTGTTCATCAGTTGGGCATTGATC AGGCCGTACCTAAAAAAATTCTAGATATGATGGATGTTGAAAAGCTTACAAGAGAAAATGTAGCAAGCCATCTTCAG AAATACAGGCTCTACCTTAAAAGGCTCAACAGTATGGTAAACCAGCAAGCTAATTTGGCAGCCGCCTTCGGAGGCACAGATTCATCCAATTTGCGAGTGGGTTCTCTGAATGGACGTGATAGTTTCCACACCTTGATCGGATCTGGTCAATTTCATAACACCGCTTTCAGATCATTACCACCTGGTGGATTACTTGGTAGATTGAACACACCTTCTGGTCTCGGTATGCATGGtcttccttcttcaagaatGACTCAACTGAGTCATGTGCGAAACTCGAGCAACTCTACTAATGATCAGGTTAACTGCCAGCAGGTCATACTCCCTGGAAACCATAATGGGAGTGTACTTCAAGGAATGCCGATGCCGTTAGAACTTGATCAAGTGCAACATGTTAAGGGTGTTACACATGCCAGAGAGCTCTCCACTTCTATTGATAACACAGCAATTTTCCCCATTTCCAGTTCCCTCCTCAATGAAAAAATAGGTATTTGTAGCTCAAGCAATCCTCTTCTTGATGTTGCGAACAACCCGTTGATATTAGAACAGAACTCTCAAGTCTGTCAAGATGGTAAAGTATATGGAAATCAGTCATCTGTTTCAGTGGCATCTTTAAATTCAGAATTTTCTTCCCTATTGCCAGTTCATAGTATATTGAATGAAAACTGGTCAACTTCTGCCCCGTCATCCGGGATCGAGTCAAACTATTTTCCACTAAATGAGTACTTTAAACAGCCTACTCTGCATCATGGTAACGTGAGGGACGACATGCCTACAGTGGCCTTCCAAATGGAGAATAATCCATGTAGTGCTTCTTCTGTTGCTTCAATGTCCACTGAATTGCAGGATATAAGGACGGGAATGCAATGCCGAGCAAGCCCGATTAGCAGTAATGCTGGGCAAATAAGACATCATTCCCCACCTCAAGGGTGGGTAGACCATAATCAGGATGGTCCATACTCAAATGCTATACGTAGCTCAACAAACTCTATGATCCCTGTGCATGGTTCTGTGAATACATTGGGTCAGGGTTCAGAACCAAAGAACTTTCACCCAGATATGGATTTCAATTCAAACGGACAATCAAGTTATTTTGATCCTTTAAATATGAAGCACGATGAGGTTAATAAATCTACCATGGAGATATCACTGAAGCTGAAGCAAGTGCTCGGGGACCAAAGGAGGCCACAAGGAAGTAATATGTCCGGTAATTTTGGCTCATTGGAAGACCTAGTGAAAGCAATGGTTAAACAG GAACTAGATAAGGCGAAGGCGAAAGAAACTAACTAA
- the LOC122317282 gene encoding two-component response regulator ARR12-like isoform X1, with protein MVVYILNLYELLTSTYCLLCLLYHISDWVSLILSPRRLQLFNNIRYLFRDLSEYCRINWTMVTATNQAITALKLLRENRNKFDLVISDVHMPDMDGFKLLELVGLEMDLPVIMLSTNGDPKLVMKGINHGACDYLLKPVRTEELKNIWQHVIRRKKYDSNDSNKSDSQDKHDPGSCGGSGSTGTLSDKNGNLNKKRKDQNEDVDEERDHESEHSDPSTQKKQRVVWSVDLHRKFVEAVHQLGIDQAVPKKILDMMDVEKLTRENVASHLQKYRLYLKRLNSMVNQQANLAAAFGGTDSSNLRVGSLNGRDSFHTLIGSGQFHNTAFRSLPPGGLLGRLNTPSGLGMHGLPSSRMTQLSHVRNSSNSTNDQVNCQQVILPGNHNGSVLQGMPMPLELDQVQHVKGVTHARELSTSIDNTAIFPISSSLLNEKIGICSSSNPLLDVANNPLILEQNSQVCQDGKVYGNQSSVSVASLNSEFSSLLPVHSILNENWSTSAPSSGIESNYFPLNEYFKQPTLHHGNVRDDMPTVAFQMENNPCSASSVASMSTELQDIRTGMQCRASPISSNAGQIRHHSPPQGWVDHNQDGPYSNAIRSSTNSMIPVHGSVNTLGQGSEPKNFHPDMDFNSNGQSSYFDPLNMKHDEVNKSTMEISLKLKQVLGDQRRPQGSNMSGNFGSLEDLVKAMVKQELDKAKAKETN; from the exons ATGGTAGTATATATATTGAATCTCTATGAATTATTGACCTCCACCTATTGCTTGTTGTGTCTACTTTATCATATATCGGATTGGGTTTCTTTGATATTATCTCCAAGAAGACTTCAGCTTTTCAATAACATTCGTTATTTATTTCGCGATCTATCTGAGTACTGTCGTATTAATTGGACTATGG TTACGGCTactaatcaagcaatcacagcATTGAAGCTGCTGAGAGAAAACAGGAACAAGTTTGACCTGGTTATTAGTGATGTTCATATGCCAGACATGGATGGTTTTAAGCTGCTTGAGCTTGTGGGCCTTGAGATGGACCTTCCTGTCATAA TGTTGTCCACCAATGGTGATCCCAAGCTTGTAATGAAGGGAATTAACCATGGAGCTTGTGATTATCTACTGAAACCTGTTCGAACTGAGGAGCTGAAGAACATCTGGCAACATGTAATCAGGAGAAAGAAGTACGATTCTAACGACTCAAATAAATCTGACAGTCAAGACAAGCATGATCCTGGCAGTTGTGGAGGATCAGGGTCAACTGGGACACTTTCTGATAAGAATGGGAACCTCAATAAAAAACGGAAGGATCAAAATGAAGATGTGGATGAGGAACGTGATCATGAAAGTGAGCATAGTGATCCATCAACTCAGAAGAAGCAGCGGGTCGTTTGGTCTGTGGATCTGCACCGCAAATTTGTCGAAGCTGTTCATCAGTTGGGCATTGATC AGGCCGTACCTAAAAAAATTCTAGATATGATGGATGTTGAAAAGCTTACAAGAGAAAATGTAGCAAGCCATCTTCAG AAATACAGGCTCTACCTTAAAAGGCTCAACAGTATGGTAAACCAGCAAGCTAATTTGGCAGCCGCCTTCGGAGGCACAGATTCATCCAATTTGCGAGTGGGTTCTCTGAATGGACGTGATAGTTTCCACACCTTGATCGGATCTGGTCAATTTCATAACACCGCTTTCAGATCATTACCACCTGGTGGATTACTTGGTAGATTGAACACACCTTCTGGTCTCGGTATGCATGGtcttccttcttcaagaatGACTCAACTGAGTCATGTGCGAAACTCGAGCAACTCTACTAATGATCAGGTTAACTGCCAGCAGGTCATACTCCCTGGAAACCATAATGGGAGTGTACTTCAAGGAATGCCGATGCCGTTAGAACTTGATCAAGTGCAACATGTTAAGGGTGTTACACATGCCAGAGAGCTCTCCACTTCTATTGATAACACAGCAATTTTCCCCATTTCCAGTTCCCTCCTCAATGAAAAAATAGGTATTTGTAGCTCAAGCAATCCTCTTCTTGATGTTGCGAACAACCCGTTGATATTAGAACAGAACTCTCAAGTCTGTCAAGATGGTAAAGTATATGGAAATCAGTCATCTGTTTCAGTGGCATCTTTAAATTCAGAATTTTCTTCCCTATTGCCAGTTCATAGTATATTGAATGAAAACTGGTCAACTTCTGCCCCGTCATCCGGGATCGAGTCAAACTATTTTCCACTAAATGAGTACTTTAAACAGCCTACTCTGCATCATGGTAACGTGAGGGACGACATGCCTACAGTGGCCTTCCAAATGGAGAATAATCCATGTAGTGCTTCTTCTGTTGCTTCAATGTCCACTGAATTGCAGGATATAAGGACGGGAATGCAATGCCGAGCAAGCCCGATTAGCAGTAATGCTGGGCAAATAAGACATCATTCCCCACCTCAAGGGTGGGTAGACCATAATCAGGATGGTCCATACTCAAATGCTATACGTAGCTCAACAAACTCTATGATCCCTGTGCATGGTTCTGTGAATACATTGGGTCAGGGTTCAGAACCAAAGAACTTTCACCCAGATATGGATTTCAATTCAAACGGACAATCAAGTTATTTTGATCCTTTAAATATGAAGCACGATGAGGTTAATAAATCTACCATGGAGATATCACTGAAGCTGAAGCAAGTGCTCGGGGACCAAAGGAGGCCACAAGGAAGTAATATGTCCGGTAATTTTGGCTCATTGGAAGACCTAGTGAAAGCAATGGTTAAACAG GAACTAGATAAGGCGAAGGCGAAAGAAACTAACTAA
- the LOC122315098 gene encoding brassinosteroid-related acyltransferase 1 yields MGTQLANDQTVAITKSVSVHPKYVRPQKVLNLSNLDRQCPSLMYTVSFYKPSPSYKHLSLDFVFNSLKSGLEDTLSVWYPAAGRLCLNQNDGKLDIWCNNKGAFLVEAVTQIKISELGDLSQYNKFFEKLVYKPHSFGNFSQMPLVVAQVTKFGCGGYSIGIGVNHSLFDGPATHDFLNAWASNSAIMEGKGRVEQQKPLHERGSTLMVVTNCPAPNMTTKLSEKSSSSRKKAAAIDHLYQLIMQAATDQSLSDHVGFMNQNGYLLRTFHLSSAMIESLKRKVSGKRGGSFSCSSFEVVAAHLWKARSRALGLRRETMACLQFSVDIRNRMVPPLPKGFSGNAYVLASVALTAGALEGESHERIVEKIREAKNSISNEYVYAYVEALEGPRPSDLPPLKELTMLSDWTRMPFHKIPFLHGEAAYASPLVAPVPQVAYFMQNPDDDKGIDLRIGLLPHCLKSFSEYFLNV; encoded by the exons ATGGGCACCCAACTTGCAAATGATCAAACAGTTGCCATAACAAAGAGCGTGTCTGTGCATCCCAAATATGTGCGCCCCCAGAAAGTTTTGAACCTCTCAAACTTGGACAGGCAGTGTCCAAGCCTTATGTACACGGTTTCCTTTTACAAACCATCTCCTTCTTACAAACATTTGTCgcttgattttgtttttaacaGCTTGAAATCTGGCCTGGAGGATACCTTGTCGGTTTGGTACCCGGCAGCAGGTAGGTTGTGCCTGAACCAAAACGATGGAAAGCTCGATATCTGGTGCAATAATAAGGGTGCATTTTTAGTTGAGGCAGTGACGCAGATTAAAATCTCAGAGCTTGGAGACCTCTCTCAGTACAATAAGTTCTTTGAGAAATTGGTTTACAAGCCTCATTCTTTTGGAAACTTCTCCCAGATGCCGCTGGTTGTTGCTCAG GTTACCAAGTTTGGTTGTGGTGGCTATTCAATTGGTATCGGTGTGAACCACTCGTTGTTTGATGGACCTGCCACCCATGATTTCTTGAACGCATGGGCTTCTAATTCTGCTATTATGGAAGGAAAAGGAAGAGTTGAGCAGCAAAAACCACTGCATGAGAGAGGGTCGACACTAATGGTGGTCACCAACTGTCCAGCCCCAAATATGACTACAAAGTTATCTGAAAAATCAAGCTCGAGTAGGAAGAAGGCTGCAGCCATAGATCATCTGTACCAGTTGATAATGCAAGCAGCTACTGATCAAAGTCTTTCTGATCATGTGGGGTTCATGAATCAAAATGGTTACCTTCTTAGGACCTTTCATCTAAGCAGTGCAATGATAGAAAGCTTGAAGAGGAAAGTCTCGGGTAAGAGAGGGGGCAGCTTTTCATGCTCATCCTTTGAGGTGGTTGCAGCTCACCTGTGGAAG GCAAGGAGCAGGGCTTTGGGACTGAGGAGGGAAACTATGGCGTGCTTGCAATTTTCTGTCGACATAAGGAACAGGATGGTGCCGCCACTGCCAAAAGGTTTCAGCGGCAATGCTTATGTACTTGCCTCAGTTGCATTGACGGCAGGAGCATTAGAGGGAGAAAGCCATGAAAGGATAGTTGAGAAAATAAGGGAAGCCAAAAACTCAATAAGCAATGAGTACGTGTATGCATATGTTGAGGCACTCGAAGGTCCAAGACCTTCTGATCTCCCTCCTCTAAAGGAGTTAACCATGCTTTCTGATTGGACCAGGATGCCATTTCACAAGATTCCTTTCTTACATGGAGAAGCAGCTTATGCATCTCCACTGGTTGCTCCAGTCCCACAGGTTGCTTACTTTATGCAGAATCCTGATGACGATAAGGGCATTGATTTAAGGATTGGTTTGCTTCCACACTGCCTCAAATCCTTCTCCGAGTATTTCCTCAATGTGTAa